A region of Pyxidicoccus parkwaysis DNA encodes the following proteins:
- a CDS encoding plectin 1 isoform 8 has product MPSPPEEVDPFADMLESLGLDDTSAGPAPAAAPVAAAPRPLPKPPPSAPPPAAPPPLPPRRTASPQATAPTGTGAPASPAAASKPAVPGPALTPAAGLAPVSPAGGAAPAARAVRVPGNDPFGEPPEIRMPMGGSPEDKLEYFRAVVRQKTETLARARTLYAERDGEVNGLKQSLTLARKEAAEAKAQHGAVKDAPAKLAQVSESLAKAEARAAEAEAKVSALEAELAGAEADRKDLSRALAEVESEVPRLTAELAEERGSRGAVAEELVGAKEALSLAQDRVAELAAQKSEAQGALEAVQEQYQQAIADVERLTGELEAATSEKESLGLRAAQLEAALAEAQSSLSAQESESEWSKSSLEEAQARAISLESERDEARKQLAVVEDGLRGLQGQVTELERALALKDAEIVGLRAALTARTAEAAELPALRQALEGRTAELSKLNAKLEAEVSKAAERTQALEEGLSQASERAQAAESEVAALKDALEVAEVEQVSLRDRMESDAAALGEAVHQAEAKVAELSGAVEAAQAEREELKKQLAATEMKVATKDAERVGLSARVTMLETASAQREAELARLQGALAQAQAAASQAQSAAAQAQEEVSLERVRREAAEAEREDAQVKLAEVEARVDALAEGQGGAEAKLAELQEELTEARAEADKSERLQQQVKMLEGALQAAKAQTAAASKTDAARAEAEAKLAQVGQARAEAEAKATQAGAARAEAEAKATQAGAARAAAESKLAQVEASLKAEQEARKALEEKLAGAAGSAAPADWESERESLKADVANLKRKLMAAETALENAAGYKAKIARLEAQLKGKK; this is encoded by the coding sequence ATGCCGTCACCTCCGGAAGAGGTGGATCCGTTCGCGGACATGCTCGAAAGCCTGGGCCTGGATGACACCAGCGCCGGACCGGCCCCCGCCGCCGCCCCCGTCGCTGCTGCCCCCAGGCCCCTGCCGAAGCCCCCGCCCTCGGCCCCACCACCCGCTGCTCCGCCACCGCTGCCGCCCCGCCGTACGGCCTCCCCCCAGGCCACCGCGCCGACGGGCACGGGTGCGCCTGCCTCCCCGGCGGCTGCCTCCAAACCGGCGGTTCCGGGCCCGGCGCTCACTCCCGCAGCGGGGCTGGCCCCTGTCTCGCCCGCTGGAGGTGCGGCTCCGGCGGCACGCGCCGTGCGGGTGCCGGGCAATGACCCCTTTGGCGAGCCGCCCGAAATCCGGATGCCCATGGGGGGCTCTCCGGAGGACAAGCTGGAGTACTTCCGCGCCGTCGTCCGTCAGAAGACGGAGACGCTGGCGCGTGCGCGCACGCTGTACGCCGAGCGCGACGGCGAGGTGAACGGGCTGAAGCAGTCGCTGACGCTGGCCCGCAAGGAGGCCGCGGAGGCCAAGGCGCAGCACGGGGCGGTGAAGGACGCGCCCGCGAAGCTGGCGCAGGTGTCGGAGTCCCTGGCGAAGGCCGAGGCACGTGCGGCCGAGGCCGAGGCGAAGGTGTCCGCGCTGGAGGCGGAGCTCGCCGGGGCGGAGGCGGACCGGAAGGACTTGTCGCGGGCGCTGGCGGAGGTGGAGTCGGAAGTCCCTCGCCTCACCGCGGAACTGGCCGAGGAGCGTGGCTCTCGCGGCGCGGTGGCCGAGGAGCTGGTGGGCGCCAAGGAGGCGCTGTCGCTGGCGCAGGACCGCGTGGCGGAGCTGGCCGCGCAGAAGTCGGAGGCGCAGGGCGCGCTGGAGGCGGTGCAGGAGCAGTACCAGCAGGCCATCGCCGACGTGGAGCGGCTGACGGGCGAGTTGGAGGCCGCCACCTCAGAGAAGGAGTCGCTGGGGCTACGCGCCGCGCAGCTGGAGGCGGCGCTCGCGGAGGCCCAGTCCTCGCTGAGCGCGCAGGAGTCCGAGAGCGAGTGGTCCAAGAGCTCGCTGGAGGAGGCGCAGGCGCGCGCAATCTCGCTGGAGTCCGAGCGGGACGAGGCGCGCAAGCAGCTCGCGGTGGTGGAGGACGGGCTGCGCGGCCTGCAGGGGCAGGTGACGGAGCTGGAGCGTGCGCTGGCGCTGAAGGACGCGGAAATCGTCGGCCTCCGGGCGGCGCTCACCGCGCGCACGGCCGAGGCCGCGGAATTGCCCGCGCTGCGCCAGGCGCTGGAAGGACGCACCGCGGAGCTTTCGAAGCTCAACGCGAAGCTGGAGGCGGAGGTCTCCAAGGCGGCGGAGCGGACGCAGGCGCTGGAAGAGGGCCTGTCCCAGGCCAGCGAGCGCGCGCAGGCGGCGGAGAGCGAGGTCGCCGCGCTGAAGGACGCGCTGGAGGTGGCGGAAGTCGAGCAGGTGTCGCTGCGCGACAGGATGGAGTCCGACGCGGCGGCCCTGGGCGAGGCGGTGCACCAGGCCGAGGCCAAGGTGGCCGAGCTGTCCGGCGCCGTGGAGGCCGCGCAGGCCGAGCGCGAGGAGCTGAAGAAGCAGCTCGCCGCGACGGAGATGAAGGTCGCCACCAAGGACGCCGAGCGCGTGGGGCTCTCTGCCCGGGTGACGATGCTGGAGACGGCGTCCGCGCAGCGCGAGGCGGAGCTGGCGAGGCTGCAAGGGGCGCTGGCGCAGGCGCAGGCCGCCGCGTCGCAGGCCCAGAGCGCCGCGGCGCAGGCGCAGGAAGAAGTGTCGCTGGAGCGCGTGCGGCGCGAGGCGGCGGAGGCCGAGCGCGAGGACGCGCAGGTGAAGCTGGCCGAAGTCGAGGCGCGGGTGGACGCGCTGGCGGAGGGGCAGGGCGGCGCCGAGGCGAAGCTGGCGGAGCTCCAGGAGGAGCTGACCGAGGCGCGCGCGGAGGCCGACAAGTCCGAGCGTCTCCAGCAGCAGGTGAAGATGCTGGAGGGCGCGCTCCAGGCGGCGAAGGCCCAGACGGCGGCGGCCAGCAAGACGGACGCGGCCCGCGCGGAGGCCGAAGCGAAGCTGGCGCAGGTGGGCCAGGCGCGCGCGGAAGCCGAGGCGAAGGCGACGCAGGCCGGCGCTGCCCGCGCGGAAGCCGAGGCGAAGGCGACGCAGGCCGGAGCGGCGCGTGCGGCGGCGGAGTCGAAGCTGGCGCAGGTGGAGGCCTCGCTGAAGGCCGAGCAGGAGGCCCGGAAGGCGCTCGAGGAGAAGCTCGCGGGCGCGGCGGGCTCGGCGGCCCCGGCCGACTGGGAGTCGGAACGCGAGAGCCTCAAGGCCGACGTGGCCAACCTGAAGCGCAAGCTGATGGCGGCCGAGACAGCGCTCGAGAACGCGGCTGGCTACAAGGCGAAGATTGCCCGGCTGGAGGCGCAATTGAAGGGCAAGAAGTAG
- a CDS encoding M16 family metallopeptidase, with product MAIRYALPNGLTVVFEEQHAAKVAAFQVWVKAGSADERPDQAGLAHLHEHMLFKGTERRGPGEIARDVESHGGEINAWTSYDQTVYHIVIASQFARTGLDILGDAVRRSSFDAGELSREIEVVCEEIKRSQDTPSRRASRDLFSTAYQVHPYKLPVIGTEQSVRSFTREKVLEFYHRHYTPKNLVLSVSGDLRESELREWVEDIFGGDWGRPYEGGVKRPTEPVPTGRRVLLRPDDVKEAWLHLSFGIPQADHADTPALDVLAMIAGQGDASRLVREVKRRHNVANDVHAFAYTPRDPGLFSASMTTQPGHAARAIEETARVLATLRVTPVSADELATAKALVEAEAVYQRETVQGVARKMGFYQSGMGSLEAEARYYEAVRGLTPEHLRSAAERYLRFDRAVLTGLLPKGAELTEAQVHEVLDRVDREPAAPPPERKSRKVVAGEPSMRISRAAGSGPSDIITEKLPSGATLVVRVEPAVPLFAMRAAFAGGLRYETPADNGITTLLARTLTRGTPTHDAEDISQLIDAYAGSLGGQGGRNSVSLRGEFLSRHFEPAFRLFADCLLNPSFPEAEFARERTLLLQDILTREDKPSSVAFDLFGKTLYRTHPYRLASQGEQASVEALTPEKLRAWHAAHMDPSQLTLSVVGDVKVDEVLALAREYFGKSRGKAAPPPKVAVEPPPDAPRQEKKVLARAQSHIVLGFPGARVEEPWRHALEVLSTVLSGQGGRLFVELRDKRSMAYSVSSFAIEGVDPGYFAVYMGTSPEKVDAALAGIRTELERVRDEPIPEEELARAKQHLIGTHEIGLQRNGARAGLLAMDTCYGLGLDNFLHYADHVAAVTSKEVQEVARRVIDFNRSALAIVGP from the coding sequence ATGGCCATCCGCTACGCGCTACCCAACGGGCTCACCGTTGTCTTCGAGGAGCAGCACGCCGCCAAGGTCGCGGCCTTCCAGGTCTGGGTCAAGGCCGGCAGCGCCGACGAGCGACCGGACCAGGCCGGACTGGCGCACCTGCACGAGCACATGCTCTTCAAGGGCACCGAGCGCCGGGGCCCCGGTGAAATCGCCCGCGACGTGGAGTCCCACGGCGGCGAAATCAACGCCTGGACGTCCTACGACCAGACCGTCTACCACATCGTCATCGCCAGCCAGTTCGCCCGGACGGGGCTGGACATCCTCGGCGACGCGGTCCGCCGGTCCTCCTTCGACGCGGGGGAGCTGTCCCGCGAAATCGAGGTGGTGTGCGAGGAAATCAAGCGCAGCCAGGACACGCCCTCGCGGCGGGCCTCCAGGGACCTCTTCTCCACCGCGTACCAGGTGCACCCCTACAAGCTGCCCGTCATCGGCACGGAGCAGAGCGTGCGCAGCTTCACGCGCGAGAAGGTGCTGGAGTTCTACCACCGGCACTACACGCCGAAGAACCTGGTGCTCTCCGTCTCCGGTGACTTGCGCGAGTCCGAATTGCGCGAGTGGGTGGAGGACATCTTCGGCGGGGACTGGGGCCGCCCGTATGAAGGCGGCGTGAAGCGCCCCACCGAGCCCGTGCCCACGGGCCGCCGCGTGCTCCTGCGCCCGGACGACGTGAAGGAGGCGTGGCTGCACCTGTCCTTCGGCATTCCGCAGGCGGACCACGCGGACACGCCCGCGCTGGACGTGCTGGCGATGATTGCCGGCCAGGGCGACGCGTCCCGGCTGGTGCGCGAGGTGAAGCGCCGCCACAACGTGGCCAACGACGTCCACGCCTTCGCCTACACGCCGAGGGACCCGGGCCTCTTCTCCGCGTCGATGACGACGCAGCCGGGCCACGCCGCGCGAGCGATTGAAGAGACGGCGCGCGTGCTGGCCACGCTGCGCGTGACGCCGGTGTCCGCGGACGAGTTGGCCACGGCCAAGGCGCTGGTGGAGGCCGAGGCCGTGTACCAGCGCGAGACGGTGCAGGGCGTGGCGCGGAAGATGGGCTTCTACCAGTCCGGAATGGGCAGCCTGGAGGCGGAGGCGCGCTACTACGAGGCGGTGCGCGGGCTGACGCCGGAGCACCTGCGCTCGGCCGCGGAGCGCTACCTGCGCTTCGACCGCGCCGTGCTCACGGGCCTGTTGCCCAAGGGCGCCGAGCTCACCGAGGCGCAGGTGCACGAGGTGCTGGACCGCGTGGACCGCGAGCCCGCTGCCCCTCCGCCCGAGCGCAAGTCGCGCAAGGTGGTGGCCGGCGAGCCGTCCATGCGCATCTCCCGCGCGGCGGGCTCCGGCCCCAGCGACATCATCACGGAGAAGCTGCCCTCGGGCGCGACGCTGGTGGTGCGCGTGGAGCCCGCGGTGCCGCTGTTCGCCATGCGCGCCGCCTTCGCCGGCGGCCTGCGCTACGAGACGCCGGCCGACAACGGCATCACCACCCTGCTCGCCCGCACCCTCACGCGCGGCACGCCGACGCACGACGCGGAGGACATCTCCCAGCTCATCGACGCGTACGCCGGAAGCCTCGGCGGCCAGGGCGGGCGCAACTCGGTGAGCCTGCGCGGCGAGTTCCTCTCGCGTCACTTCGAGCCGGCCTTCCGCCTCTTCGCGGACTGCCTCCTCAACCCGTCCTTCCCCGAGGCGGAGTTCGCCCGCGAGCGCACGCTGCTGCTCCAGGACATCCTCACCCGCGAGGACAAGCCGTCCAGCGTGGCCTTCGACCTCTTCGGCAAGACGCTGTACCGCACCCACCCGTACCGCCTCGCGTCGCAGGGCGAGCAGGCCTCGGTGGAGGCGCTGACGCCGGAGAAGCTGCGCGCGTGGCACGCGGCGCACATGGACCCGTCACAGCTCACGCTCAGCGTGGTGGGCGACGTGAAGGTGGACGAGGTGCTCGCCCTCGCGCGCGAGTACTTCGGGAAGTCGCGCGGCAAGGCGGCCCCGCCGCCGAAGGTCGCCGTGGAGCCGCCTCCGGACGCGCCCCGCCAGGAGAAGAAGGTCCTGGCCCGCGCCCAGTCGCACATCGTCCTCGGCTTCCCGGGCGCTCGCGTGGAGGAGCCGTGGCGCCATGCGCTGGAGGTGCTGTCCACGGTGCTGTCCGGCCAGGGCGGGCGCCTCTTCGTGGAACTGCGCGACAAGCGCTCCATGGCCTACAGCGTGAGCTCGTTCGCGATTGAGGGCGTGGACCCGGGCTACTTCGCCGTCTACATGGGCACCAGCCCCGAGAAGGTGGACGCGGCGCTGGCCGGCATCCGCACGGAGTTGGAGCGCGTGCGCGACGAGCCCATCCCCGAGGAGGAACTGGCCCGCGCGAAGCAGCACCTCATCGGCACGCACGAGATTGGCCTGCAGCGCAACGGCGCCCGCGCGGGGCTCCTGGCCATGGACACGTGCTACGGCCTGGGCCTGGACAACTTCCTCCACTACGCGGACCACGTGGCCGCGGTGACGTCGAAGGAAGTGCAGGAGGTGGCGCGCCGGGTCATCGACTTCAACCGCAGCGCGCTCGCCATCGTCGGCCCGTAG
- a CDS encoding PilW family protein codes for MRTRRGFTLIEMLMGTTVAMLTVLAVAAAFIAFTRGIYTQEGIRGGQAGMRQALHDLTRQVRMAGYGLEPAYAFGLPDGWSGSGPNASDRLVVRSRDLMFSAAVAQPDGASAGSIHVASLPVSLRRGQILQVVCPGAMRWGYGRLSQDVPASNGATELPLEPATGVFPNLGAVFDEPCFDGAVGLPARVFKVDVHDYSVQLVDDDGSPGTPPRPYLFRAHGLGARPDAVGEPIAEGIEALRVTFLRENGAAFVPRWDVAHPPPDYETPAGSPLRLNDNPANVRAVRVRLVARASMADSVLREAGMEARIPAMAGETAMPAPAGYRRFLYETTLVPRNLRSTEMPLPAYSQDTTTPGACTGRMPADGLLCAGG; via the coding sequence ATGCGCACGCGACGGGGCTTCACGTTGATTGAGATGTTGATGGGCACCACGGTGGCCATGCTCACCGTGCTCGCGGTGGCGGCGGCCTTCATCGCCTTCACGCGAGGCATCTACACGCAGGAGGGCATCCGCGGTGGACAGGCCGGCATGCGGCAGGCGCTGCATGACCTGACGCGGCAGGTCCGCATGGCGGGCTACGGGCTGGAGCCCGCGTATGCCTTTGGACTGCCGGATGGCTGGTCGGGCTCGGGGCCCAATGCGTCGGACCGGCTGGTGGTGCGCTCGCGCGACTTGATGTTCAGCGCCGCCGTCGCGCAGCCGGATGGGGCGTCCGCCGGGAGCATCCACGTGGCGTCGCTGCCGGTGTCGCTGCGCCGGGGACAGATTCTCCAGGTGGTGTGTCCCGGGGCGATGCGGTGGGGCTATGGCCGGCTGTCGCAGGACGTGCCCGCTTCGAATGGCGCCACCGAGCTGCCGCTCGAGCCCGCGACGGGCGTGTTCCCGAACCTGGGCGCGGTGTTCGACGAGCCGTGCTTCGACGGGGCGGTGGGCCTGCCCGCGCGCGTCTTCAAGGTGGACGTGCACGACTACTCGGTGCAACTGGTGGACGACGACGGCAGTCCGGGCACGCCGCCCAGGCCGTACCTCTTCCGCGCGCACGGGCTGGGCGCGAGGCCGGACGCGGTGGGCGAGCCCATCGCGGAGGGCATCGAGGCCCTGCGCGTCACCTTCCTGCGGGAGAACGGTGCCGCCTTCGTGCCCCGCTGGGACGTAGCCCACCCGCCACCGGATTACGAGACGCCCGCGGGCTCGCCGCTGCGCCTCAATGACAACCCGGCCAACGTGCGCGCTGTTCGCGTGCGGCTCGTGGCGCGGGCGTCGATGGCGGACTCGGTGCTGCGCGAGGCGGGGATGGAGGCGCGCATTCCCGCCATGGCCGGCGAGACGGCGATGCCCGCGCCGGCCGGGTACCGGCGCTTCCTCTACGAGACGACGCTCGTGCCCCGGAACCTGCGCTCCACGGAGATGCCGCTGCCGGCCTACTCCCAGGACACCACCACGCCCGGCGCATGCACGGGCCGCATGCCCGCCGACGGGCTCCTCTGCGCTGGAGGCTGA
- a CDS encoding type IV pilus modification PilV family protein, whose protein sequence is MTAMTRKPSRRAAGFSLIEAMVAAVVFMLGMTGLLGAIIQARTSTAAARRHVHAVAVATDLVAQVQLWAYDDPRLIPSGSPCADDPTDAAGLLLDAAAPGHDAYVACLHGETQLHSQPWHGLPEADFPIGSGQWDRYRRYFVVTEVDSDGRPVPAPQAHSGARKVVWVLVTWNDGRSVRRVTSQVIKFNPVSLTGLNGGR, encoded by the coding sequence ATGACCGCCATGACTCGCAAGCCTTCACGCCGCGCCGCCGGCTTCTCTCTCATCGAGGCGATGGTCGCCGCCGTCGTCTTCATGCTTGGCATGACGGGGCTGCTCGGCGCCATCATCCAGGCGCGCACCTCCACCGCCGCCGCGCGTCGTCACGTGCACGCGGTGGCGGTGGCCACGGACCTGGTGGCCCAGGTGCAGCTCTGGGCCTACGACGACCCGAGGCTGATTCCCTCGGGCTCGCCCTGCGCGGACGACCCGACAGACGCGGCCGGGCTGCTGCTCGACGCCGCCGCGCCCGGACATGACGCGTACGTCGCATGTCTGCATGGTGAGACGCAGCTCCACTCACAGCCCTGGCATGGGCTGCCGGAGGCGGACTTCCCCATCGGCTCGGGGCAGTGGGACCGCTACCGGCGCTACTTCGTCGTCACCGAGGTGGACTCGGACGGCCGGCCGGTGCCCGCGCCGCAGGCGCACTCGGGGGCTCGCAAGGTGGTGTGGGTGCTGGTGACGTGGAACGACGGCCGCTCCGTCCGCCGCGTCACCAGCCAGGTCATCAAGTTCAACCCGGTGTCGCTCACGGGACTCAACGGGGGGCGGTGA
- a CDS encoding pilus assembly FimT family protein, which produces MRSRPGGFTLIEVMVVLAIISVLLSLSVMALRVLPTRARMSGGVLELNAALSAARAHSLGRGVRTAVLIDTSEGAPGPDARIRFWTLVDPWFLLDESMAEHPRWRRPEDLLPPLPAPSGSTFRVLDSGQFGDAVQLATRGYRALARPSIQPSCGGASAPSVELSSGTTDGAWAFPPPFCQVPDDKPCTFCSQSGGTVRGAILFEPDGRVSLLDAEGREDVRGAGSIVFGGREENADVRALVLLGTGLFRSFDGHP; this is translated from the coding sequence ATGCGAAGTCGCCCTGGGGGTTTCACGCTCATCGAGGTGATGGTGGTCCTCGCCATCATCTCCGTCCTGCTCTCCCTGTCCGTGATGGCGCTGCGCGTGCTGCCCACGCGGGCGCGCATGTCCGGGGGCGTGCTGGAGCTCAACGCCGCCCTGTCCGCGGCACGCGCACACAGCCTGGGCCGTGGTGTCCGCACGGCGGTGCTCATCGACACGTCGGAAGGTGCCCCGGGGCCCGATGCGCGCATCCGCTTCTGGACGCTGGTGGACCCGTGGTTCCTCCTCGATGAGTCCATGGCGGAGCACCCCCGGTGGCGCAGGCCGGAGGACCTGCTGCCGCCCTTGCCCGCGCCCTCGGGCTCCACGTTCCGCGTGCTGGACTCGGGCCAGTTCGGTGACGCCGTGCAACTGGCGACCAGGGGATACCGCGCGCTGGCGCGTCCTTCCATCCAGCCGAGCTGTGGTGGCGCGAGCGCGCCCTCGGTGGAGCTGTCCTCGGGCACCACGGATGGTGCGTGGGCCTTCCCGCCGCCGTTCTGCCAGGTGCCCGACGACAAGCCCTGCACCTTCTGCTCGCAGTCCGGAGGCACGGTGCGCGGCGCCATCCTCTTCGAGCCGGACGGGCGCGTGTCGCTCCTCGACGCGGAGGGGCGCGAGGACGTGCGCGGCGCGGGCTCCATCGTCTTCGGCGGTCGCGAGGAGAACGCCGACGTGCGCGCCCTCGTGCTGCTGGGCACCGGCCTCTTCCGCTCCTTCGACGGACACCCATGA
- the prmA gene encoding 50S ribosomal protein L11 methyltransferase, whose protein sequence is MSQTYLSLTVELPEEASEAVQDLLHESGALGLEVRDRETPPMPGVRGPKQGEAIVIGYFDDRDTAEAAQAEVQESHPDARVALDEQPQQDWSNEWKSLIKSVHVGRLWVGPPWDVANAPADAVRLVIEPKMAFGTGDHPTTALCLAAVDAYMKDHPGASVLDVGTGTGVLAIAAKKLGAGRVVGTDNDPTSVELAKENTTDNGTPDIDVSGKELTLVEGTFDLVLANILANTLIELAPLIAPKVKDRAVLAGVLAHQRADVEAAYRNLGFTVLEGAQQGEWVRIDLKR, encoded by the coding sequence ATGTCCCAGACCTATTTGTCACTCACAGTGGAGTTGCCCGAAGAAGCGTCGGAGGCCGTACAGGATCTCCTCCATGAGTCGGGGGCGCTGGGCCTCGAGGTGCGAGACCGCGAGACGCCGCCGATGCCGGGCGTGCGCGGACCGAAGCAGGGCGAGGCCATCGTCATCGGCTATTTCGACGACCGCGACACGGCCGAGGCCGCGCAGGCCGAAGTACAGGAGTCCCATCCCGACGCGCGCGTGGCGCTGGATGAACAGCCGCAGCAGGACTGGAGCAACGAGTGGAAGTCGCTCATCAAGTCCGTGCACGTGGGCCGGCTGTGGGTGGGCCCGCCGTGGGACGTGGCGAACGCGCCCGCGGACGCGGTGCGGCTGGTGATTGAGCCGAAGATGGCGTTCGGCACGGGAGACCACCCGACGACAGCGCTGTGCCTGGCGGCGGTGGACGCGTACATGAAGGACCACCCCGGCGCGAGCGTGCTGGACGTGGGCACCGGCACGGGCGTGCTGGCCATCGCCGCGAAGAAGCTGGGCGCGGGCCGCGTGGTGGGCACGGACAACGACCCGACGTCGGTGGAGTTGGCGAAGGAGAACACCACGGACAACGGGACGCCGGACATCGACGTGTCGGGGAAGGAACTGACGCTGGTGGAGGGCACCTTCGATTTGGTGCTCGCGAACATCCTGGCGAACACGTTGATTGAGCTGGCGCCGCTGATTGCGCCGAAGGTGAAGGACCGGGCGGTGCTCGCGGGCGTGCTGGCGCACCAGCGCGCGGACGTGGAGGCGGCCTACCGGAATCTCGGCTTCACCGTGCTGGAGGGTGCGCAGCAGGGTGAGTGGGTTCGCATCGACTTGAAGCGGTGA
- a CDS encoding SMI1/KNR4 family protein produces MTMEQLLAEIFRTHFPHPPATPEQIAAFEAESGWRLDAQLRTFYLHCNGAELFRRLPEANYSILSLENIQRKTERVRFRDKGAPPAASWFPLVDCQDSDFVLVDASQPGEPYPLLDAYHETYPREARRIAASFSEFLERALNSGDQFFWLNE; encoded by the coding sequence ATGACGATGGAACAGCTGCTGGCCGAAATCTTCCGCACTCACTTCCCGCACCCACCCGCCACCCCTGAGCAGATTGCCGCGTTCGAGGCGGAGTCCGGCTGGCGGCTCGATGCGCAGTTGCGCACCTTCTATCTGCATTGCAATGGCGCGGAGCTCTTCCGGCGGTTGCCGGAGGCGAACTACAGCATCCTCTCCCTCGAGAACATCCAGCGGAAGACGGAGCGCGTCCGCTTCAGGGACAAGGGTGCTCCGCCTGCCGCCTCGTGGTTCCCGCTCGTGGACTGCCAGGACTCCGACTTCGTTCTCGTGGACGCGAGCCAGCCAGGGGAACCCTACCCGCTCCTCGACGCGTACCACGAGACATACCCGCGCGAGGCCCGGAGGATTGCGGCGTCCTTCAGTGAGTTTCTGGAGCGAGCGCTCAACAGTGGAGACCAGTTCTTCTGGTTGAACGAGTAG
- a CDS encoding metal-dependent hydrolase has protein sequence MDNLAHSLVGAWMAEAGLKRTTPLATATLVIGANLPDVDGFVSFAGSDASLYWRRGWTHGVLALALWPFVLTGLMLLWDKHVRRRRSPDLPPARFGPLLVCAVLSVLSHPALDWLNTYGVRLLMPFDGTWFYGDTLFIIDPWVWLLAGAAVVMADARTRGSIAGWVVLGAASTALITLPDFVPWPAKVLWSVGVIAILWLRVRGTRMVSAQRVATVCGVGLVLYLGAILVGSQVAAPEALAWLRAQNLPVERTIAGPIPANPFVRDIIALAPDRYHFVSANFLEPEERRFRFSDASQPREPNPGPVIRAALAVPEIRGLSNWLRLPTYEVEETPVGWRVTIRDVRYSRMQGTGLGTTVVELDRNLRPVRTQP, from the coding sequence ATGGACAACCTGGCCCACTCGCTCGTTGGTGCGTGGATGGCGGAGGCGGGGCTGAAGCGGACCACGCCGCTGGCCACCGCGACGCTCGTCATCGGCGCCAACCTTCCGGATGTGGATGGCTTCGTCTCCTTCGCGGGCTCGGACGCGTCGCTCTACTGGAGGCGCGGCTGGACGCACGGCGTGCTCGCGTTGGCCCTGTGGCCCTTCGTGCTCACGGGGTTGATGCTGCTCTGGGACAAGCACGTGCGCAGACGGCGGAGCCCGGACCTGCCACCCGCGCGCTTCGGCCCGTTGCTGGTGTGCGCGGTGCTGTCCGTGCTCAGTCACCCCGCGCTGGACTGGCTCAACACGTACGGCGTGCGATTGCTGATGCCCTTCGATGGGACGTGGTTCTACGGGGACACGCTCTTCATCATCGACCCGTGGGTGTGGCTGCTCGCGGGGGCGGCGGTGGTGATGGCGGATGCGCGCACGCGTGGCTCCATCGCGGGCTGGGTGGTGCTGGGCGCGGCCAGCACGGCGCTCATCACCCTCCCGGACTTCGTGCCCTGGCCCGCGAAGGTCCTCTGGAGCGTGGGTGTCATCGCCATCCTCTGGCTCCGCGTGCGCGGCACGCGCATGGTCTCCGCGCAGCGAGTGGCCACCGTGTGCGGCGTGGGGCTCGTGCTGTACCTGGGTGCCATCCTGGTGGGCTCGCAGGTGGCGGCGCCGGAGGCATTGGCGTGGCTGCGCGCACAGAATCTCCCGGTGGAGCGCACCATCGCCGGCCCCATTCCGGCCAATCCCTTCGTGCGGGACATCATCGCGCTGGCGCCGGACCGCTATCACTTCGTCAGCGCCAACTTCCTGGAGCCGGAGGAGCGCCGCTTCCGCTTCAGCGACGCGAGCCAGCCACGAGAGCCGAACCCCGGCCCCGTCATTCGCGCGGCGCTCGCGGTGCCGGAGATTCGCGGGCTCTCCAACTGGCTGCGCCTGCCCACGTATGAAGTCGAGGAGACGCCGGTGGGCTGGCGCGTCACCATCCGCGACGTGCGCTACTCACGGATGCAGGGCACCGGACTGGGTACCACCGTGGTGGAGTTGGACCGCAACTTGCGGCCCGTGCGCACGCAGCCATAG